In the Methylomonas rhizoryzae genome, one interval contains:
- a CDS encoding SoxR reducing system RseC family protein, which yields MIEEIATVTRIAGGQAWIKSQASSACGGCAKQSACATATLSKLLPQREFAVDCDLTLRVGDQVRVAIDDSHLILTSIILYLMPLLAMFGGIALAQVLLPVAVADQWLPEIALAVLLLTFWAIHLCQGILLLYFCFRPQIVGRL from the coding sequence ATGATAGAGGAAATCGCCACTGTTACCCGAATAGCCGGCGGTCAGGCCTGGATTAAAAGCCAAGCCAGCAGTGCCTGCGGCGGATGTGCCAAGCAATCCGCGTGCGCTACTGCAACGTTGAGCAAGCTGTTGCCGCAACGCGAATTTGCGGTGGACTGCGACTTGACCTTGCGGGTTGGCGATCAAGTGCGAGTTGCCATAGACGACTCGCACTTGATTTTAACGTCGATCATCCTGTATTTGATGCCGTTGCTGGCCATGTTCGGCGGAATCGCGCTGGCGCAGGTTTTGTTGCCGGTAGCCGTTGCCGATCAATGGCTGCCGGAAATAGCCTTGGCGGTGTTGCTTCTGACTTTTTGGGCCATTCATTTGTGCCAAGGAATATTGCTGTTGTATTTTTGTTTTCGTCCGCAAATCGTCGGCAGACTTTAA
- a CDS encoding flavodoxin, producing MANVGIFFGTDTGNSRKVAKQIAKKLGVAKPENINKASVDDLLAYDVLILGTPTYGDGELPGLTAGTSSESWEEFMPNLDGADFSGKTIALYGLGDQEGYPDNFVDALGMLYDKFSELGATMVGFTSTDGYTYNKSKAVVDGQFVGLVLDEDNQKELSEDRLADWLTELEPVLA from the coding sequence ATGGCAAATGTAGGTATATTCTTCGGTACAGATACCGGCAACTCGCGTAAAGTCGCAAAACAAATCGCCAAAAAATTGGGCGTGGCCAAGCCCGAAAATATTAACAAAGCCAGTGTCGACGATCTATTGGCCTACGACGTACTGATTTTGGGTACCCCTACTTACGGCGACGGCGAATTGCCGGGCCTAACCGCCGGAACCTCGTCCGAAAGTTGGGAAGAATTCATGCCTAACCTGGACGGAGCGGATTTCTCCGGCAAAACGATTGCGCTTTACGGTTTGGGCGATCAGGAAGGTTATCCCGACAATTTTGTCGATGCCCTGGGCATGCTGTACGACAAATTCTCCGAATTGGGCGCCACCATGGTCGGTTTTACCAGCACGGACGGTTACACCTACAACAAGTCTAAAGCGGTTGTGGACGGTCAGTTCGTCGGCTTGGTGCTGGATGAAGATAATCAAAAAGAGCTTTCCGAGGACCGCTTGGCGGACTGGCTGACCGAACTCGAGCCCGTTTTGGCATAA
- the nifW gene encoding nitrogenase-stabilizing/protective protein NifW — MSFEDDIEELESAEDFLLYFQLPYDQTVVHVNRLHILQRFHDYLSQGAEQLPEEEEAKREVYKKLLARAYQDFVESDALTEKVFKVFKDVEPATVFISLGDIKT, encoded by the coding sequence ATGAGTTTTGAAGACGACATCGAAGAGCTGGAATCCGCAGAAGACTTTTTACTGTATTTCCAATTGCCTTACGATCAAACGGTAGTCCATGTAAACCGCTTGCACATCTTGCAACGTTTTCACGATTACTTGAGCCAAGGAGCGGAACAACTCCCGGAAGAAGAAGAGGCTAAACGGGAAGTCTACAAAAAGCTGCTAGCCAGGGCTTATCAAGACTTCGTGGAATCCGACGCCTTGACCGAGAAAGTCTTCAAGGTATTCAAAGACGTGGAACCTGCAACCGTATTTATCTCCCTAGGGGATATCAAAACATGA
- the nifM gene encoding nitrogen fixation protein NifM has protein sequence MNQHVNVAVEPYTLLRASLSLFKKPPADLEETQLHQAERQAKSEYDIENRVLNSSEAVGVIISDLELSRAFDEIKGRFDNDEAFFKALSANNLDEGMLKSALSRQCKVNAILEKVGSRAPKVNEVEIGIFYHSHPDKFRQPEQRVARHILISINPDYPENTRETARSRMEEIEATLKRKPHKFAELALKNSECPTALNGGELGTIVAGKLFPELDAALFGLKENQISDIVETEIGFHLIQCQKIIHAETVSLKKAAPKIKQLMQDRSRRNCQRTWLASLPAGKP, from the coding sequence ATGAATCAGCACGTGAACGTTGCCGTCGAGCCCTATACTCTGCTGCGCGCTTCGTTGAGCTTATTCAAAAAGCCGCCAGCCGATTTGGAAGAAACGCAGTTGCATCAGGCAGAACGCCAAGCAAAAAGCGAATACGACATCGAAAACCGGGTGTTGAATTCGTCCGAGGCGGTTGGTGTCATCATCTCCGATCTAGAATTGAGTCGAGCATTTGACGAAATCAAGGGGCGTTTTGATAATGATGAAGCGTTTTTCAAGGCATTGAGCGCCAATAATTTAGACGAGGGCATGTTGAAATCCGCCTTGTCGCGACAATGTAAGGTTAACGCGATATTGGAAAAAGTCGGTTCGCGTGCGCCTAAAGTTAACGAGGTAGAAATCGGTATTTTCTACCACTCACATCCCGATAAATTTCGCCAGCCCGAACAACGGGTTGCTCGTCACATTCTGATCAGCATTAATCCGGATTATCCGGAAAATACGCGGGAAACGGCTAGGTCGCGTATGGAAGAAATCGAGGCGACTTTAAAGCGCAAACCGCATAAATTTGCCGAACTTGCCTTAAAAAATTCCGAATGCCCTACGGCTCTGAATGGCGGCGAATTGGGTACCATCGTGGCCGGGAAACTCTTTCCTGAGTTGGATGCCGCTTTGTTTGGGCTGAAAGAAAACCAAATCAGCGACATAGTCGAGACCGAAATCGGCTTCCATTTAATTCAATGTCAAAAAATCATTCACGCGGAAACGGTGTCTCTGAAAAAAGCGGCGCCTAAGATCAAACAATTGATGCAGGATCGCTCCCGCCGCAATTGCCAACGAACCTGGCTGGCGAGTTTGCCGGCCGGAAAACCGTAG
- the clpX gene encoding ATP-dependent Clp protease ATP-binding subunit ClpX yields MAKESKHCSFCGIAASASVPMIAGTEGYICEACVQLASQVVSSWGKKKELNEMQTTLPKPLEIKAILDQYVIGQNLAKEILSVAVYNHYKRLKHESSKADGLGEADTNVEIGKSNVLLIGPSGTGKTLLASTLAKIVGVPFTVADATTLTQAGYVGDDVENILVRLLDVADGQISKAEWGIVYIDEVDKIARSPEQAFGTRDVSGEGVQQALLRLVEGSHVKVPAKGRRKDHSGSDTVTVDTRNILFIAGGAFPGLEKHVEKRLMPPKTAIGFHAEVSNPDDKPSLEAMLNATQPDDLKRFGLIPEFIGRFPVLAPLEPLDVDALIQVLTEPKNALVKQYQQLFAFDEVELEFTQDALVEIAEKAIARNTGARGLRSIMETVLRRTMFDVPSKENVSRCIVTAEVVKGEGEIQLVECDAREEPKLQRLSGGE; encoded by the coding sequence ATGGCGAAAGAATCTAAACATTGTTCGTTTTGCGGCATAGCTGCGTCGGCTTCCGTTCCGATGATCGCCGGTACCGAAGGCTACATTTGCGAGGCTTGCGTACAGTTAGCCAGCCAAGTGGTGTCGAGTTGGGGTAAAAAGAAAGAACTCAACGAGATGCAAACGACGTTGCCTAAGCCTTTAGAAATCAAAGCCATTCTGGATCAGTACGTGATTGGTCAAAATTTGGCCAAGGAAATTTTGTCGGTAGCGGTTTACAACCATTACAAACGCCTGAAGCATGAAAGCAGCAAAGCGGACGGTTTAGGCGAGGCCGATACCAACGTGGAAATCGGCAAATCCAATGTCCTGTTGATCGGGCCTTCGGGTACCGGTAAAACCTTGCTGGCCAGCACCTTGGCGAAAATTGTCGGGGTTCCTTTCACCGTGGCCGATGCTACCACCCTGACCCAGGCCGGTTACGTCGGTGACGACGTCGAAAATATTTTGGTTCGTTTGCTGGACGTCGCGGACGGACAAATCAGCAAAGCCGAGTGGGGCATTGTATATATCGACGAAGTGGACAAAATCGCCCGCAGCCCGGAACAAGCATTCGGAACGCGCGACGTTTCCGGCGAAGGCGTGCAACAAGCCTTGTTGCGCCTGGTGGAAGGCTCGCACGTTAAAGTGCCGGCCAAAGGCCGGCGTAAGGATCATAGCGGCAGCGACACGGTGACGGTCGATACCCGCAACATCCTGTTCATTGCCGGCGGCGCATTCCCCGGTTTGGAAAAACACGTGGAAAAACGCTTAATGCCGCCGAAAACCGCGATTGGTTTTCATGCGGAAGTCAGCAATCCGGACGACAAACCCTCATTGGAAGCGATGTTGAACGCGACTCAGCCGGACGACTTGAAACGCTTCGGCCTGATTCCGGAATTTATCGGCCGTTTCCCGGTGTTGGCGCCGCTGGAGCCTTTGGATGTCGACGCCTTGATTCAAGTGTTGACCGAACCCAAAAACGCGCTGGTCAAGCAATATCAACAATTGTTCGCATTCGACGAGGTCGAGCTGGAGTTTACCCAAGACGCTTTAGTGGAAATCGCCGAAAAAGCCATCGCCCGCAACACCGGTGCCAGAGGCTTGCGCAGCATCATGGAAACCGTGTTGCGCCGCACCATGTTTGACGTACCGTCCAAAGAAAACGTTTCCCGCTGCATCGTCACCGCCGAAGTCGTCAAAGGCGAAGGCGAAATTCAGTTGGTCGAATGCGACGCGCGGGAAGAACCGAAGCTGCAACGCTTGTCCGGCGGCGAATAA
- a CDS encoding methyl-accepting chemotaxis protein: MNKFKLSHKFLGLIVLAVVMFAIPSASVILSSTRSIADTHREKRGVEYLQATIKLLQLVQQHRGLSSGVLSGNDGLSDSWRAKRRQIDSQVTEVDALDLRLSDLGMSRQWQQLRQAWEQLAGSVETMDPKASLTQHTEWINTLLQFNRKVLDASGLSLDPEIDSFYLSSVAVSQLPEMAELLGGLRAMGTKVLTSKQLGPDDANKVYHATKTLDVYQVLVEENLGKISIGDKTIFAETQKMLGEAHKVAKLIDAEIVVAKIIDYSAKSFFEQITVVVDMYFNASESLNKMLLNTLDARIDRIRTDITLRFGMLLVLFGVFLYLSWVTVTGVLRPVNVMLEGLGKLGNGEMPVRDGNDYGLEFNQLKESLNAAVANVQALIDDAGMLAAAAKEGRLDVRADADRHFGDYRQIVRGVNDTLDAVILPVNEAIEVLSMVEQGDLTGTVQGDYQGRLAEFKNSVNNTIGKLSATIAEVVSATEQLGNAAEQINATSQSLSQASSEQAAGVEETSASIEQMAASINQNADNAKLTDAMATKAAKEAEEGGEVVKHTVEAMKQIVAKIGIIDDIAYQTNMLALNAAIEAARAGNHGKGFAVVAAEVRKLAERSQIAAQEIGELAETSVGTAESAGELLAEIVPSITKTSDLVQEISAASQEQATGASQINAAMNQMSYVTQQNAAASEELAATAEQMTSQTEQLQYLMAFFKIDANAQGAPNPTFKLPDKPDNSSSKSAGKRQQPAADRFDQTKFGRF, encoded by the coding sequence ATGAATAAATTCAAACTTTCTCACAAATTTCTGGGCTTGATCGTTTTGGCGGTGGTGATGTTTGCCATTCCCAGTGCGTCAGTCATCCTTTCCAGTACCCGGTCTATAGCCGACACCCACAGGGAAAAGCGGGGGGTCGAATATTTGCAAGCCACCATTAAATTATTGCAACTGGTGCAACAACACCGTGGCTTGAGTAGCGGGGTTTTGTCAGGAAATGACGGCTTAAGCGATAGTTGGCGGGCGAAACGTCGGCAGATCGATAGTCAAGTTACCGAAGTCGACGCGTTAGACCTGCGATTGTCTGACTTGGGCATGAGCCGGCAATGGCAACAATTGCGTCAAGCTTGGGAACAATTGGCCGGCAGTGTCGAGACTATGGATCCCAAAGCGAGTTTGACGCAACATACCGAGTGGATAAATACATTATTGCAGTTCAACCGCAAAGTGCTGGATGCCTCCGGACTCAGCCTGGATCCAGAAATTGACAGTTTCTATCTGAGTTCCGTTGCGGTGAGTCAATTGCCGGAAATGGCCGAGTTGCTCGGCGGTTTGCGTGCCATGGGCACCAAGGTGCTGACTTCCAAGCAATTAGGGCCCGACGATGCAAACAAGGTTTATCATGCCACCAAGACGCTGGATGTGTATCAGGTACTGGTCGAGGAAAACCTGGGCAAAATTTCCATCGGCGATAAGACCATCTTTGCCGAAACGCAAAAAATGCTCGGAGAAGCGCATAAAGTGGCAAAGCTGATAGATGCCGAAATCGTCGTGGCCAAGATAATCGATTACTCGGCCAAAAGCTTTTTCGAGCAGATTACGGTCGTGGTGGATATGTATTTCAACGCTTCGGAATCGCTCAACAAGATGTTGCTGAATACCTTGGATGCGCGTATCGACAGAATACGCACTGACATTACCCTGCGGTTCGGCATGTTGCTGGTGCTATTCGGGGTGTTTTTATACCTGAGCTGGGTCACGGTCACCGGCGTACTCCGCCCAGTCAATGTCATGCTGGAAGGCTTAGGCAAACTGGGCAACGGCGAGATGCCGGTCCGAGACGGCAACGATTACGGTTTGGAATTCAATCAACTCAAAGAAAGTTTGAATGCCGCGGTTGCCAACGTGCAAGCCTTGATAGACGACGCCGGCATGCTGGCTGCAGCCGCGAAGGAAGGGCGCTTGGATGTGCGTGCGGACGCCGACAGGCATTTCGGCGATTACCGACAGATCGTGCGAGGTGTGAACGATACCCTGGACGCGGTGATTTTGCCGGTGAACGAGGCCATAGAGGTACTCTCCATGGTCGAACAAGGCGATCTGACCGGAACGGTGCAAGGCGACTATCAAGGCCGGTTGGCGGAGTTCAAGAACAGCGTTAACAACACCATAGGCAAGTTGTCCGCTACGATAGCGGAGGTTGTCAGCGCCACCGAGCAACTGGGCAATGCTGCCGAGCAAATCAACGCGACTTCGCAATCCCTGTCGCAAGCCTCCAGCGAACAAGCGGCGGGTGTGGAAGAAACCAGTGCCAGTATCGAGCAAATGGCAGCCAGCATCAATCAAAACGCCGATAACGCTAAACTGACCGATGCCATGGCGACCAAAGCGGCCAAGGAAGCCGAGGAGGGCGGCGAAGTGGTCAAACATACTGTCGAAGCGATGAAGCAAATCGTCGCCAAGATCGGCATCATCGACGACATTGCTTATCAAACCAATATGCTGGCGCTGAACGCCGCGATCGAAGCGGCTAGGGCGGGCAATCACGGGAAGGGTTTCGCGGTGGTTGCCGCCGAAGTGCGTAAGCTGGCGGAACGCAGCCAGATAGCTGCGCAGGAAATCGGCGAATTGGCCGAAACCAGCGTCGGAACCGCCGAATCCGCCGGAGAATTGTTAGCGGAAATCGTGCCTAGCATTACCAAAACCTCGGATTTGGTACAGGAAATTAGCGCGGCTTCGCAGGAACAAGCGACAGGAGCCAGTCAAATCAATGCGGCGATGAATCAAATGAGTTACGTCACTCAGCAAAATGCGGCGGCCAGCGAAGAGCTTGCCGCGACTGCCGAACAAATGACCAGCCAGACAGAACAGCTGCAATATTTGATGGCTTTTTTCAAAATCGATGCCAATGCGCAAGGAGCGCCGAATCCAACCTTTAAATTGCCGGACAAGCCTGACAACTCGTCCAGCAAAAGTGCGGGCAAACGCCAACAACCGGCTGCCGATCGCTTCGATCAGACCAAGTTCGGACGCTTCTAA
- the cysE gene encoding serine O-acetyltransferase, translating into MMFFSPPRNRKVTLWQDWREDVACVFARDPAARNIVEVLLAYPGVHAVLLYRMTNRLWHADWKLAARLLAAFARWLTNVDIHPGATIGKRFFIDHGACVVIGETAEIGNDVTLYHGVTLGGTTWNKEKRHPTLGDNVLVGAGAKILGAITLGNNVRVGANSVVIKDVPPCCTVIGIPGRIIQQKGVKIKDPRGIDLDHHLVPDPVGKALTCLVERLDKLEADQEKLFQISGENCGGCDAETVCHGEETVALEQIAGRR; encoded by the coding sequence ATGATGTTTTTCTCACCTCCTCGTAACCGCAAGGTTACTCTGTGGCAGGACTGGCGGGAGGACGTGGCTTGCGTGTTCGCCAGAGATCCCGCGGCACGCAATATCGTGGAAGTCTTGTTGGCGTATCCGGGAGTGCACGCGGTATTGCTGTACCGGATGACCAACCGCTTATGGCATGCGGACTGGAAATTGGCCGCGAGGTTATTGGCTGCCTTTGCCCGTTGGTTGACCAACGTCGACATTCATCCCGGCGCTACCATAGGCAAGCGTTTTTTCATCGACCACGGCGCCTGCGTGGTGATCGGCGAAACCGCGGAAATCGGCAACGACGTGACCTTGTATCACGGGGTAACGCTAGGCGGCACTACCTGGAACAAGGAAAAACGCCACCCTACCTTGGGCGACAATGTGTTGGTTGGGGCGGGTGCCAAAATCCTGGGCGCCATAACCCTGGGCAACAACGTGAGAGTCGGCGCCAACTCGGTAGTCATCAAAGACGTGCCGCCTTGTTGTACCGTCATCGGCATTCCGGGGCGGATCATTCAGCAAAAAGGCGTCAAGATCAAAGACCCGCGCGGTATCGATTTAGACCACCATTTGGTTCCGGATCCGGTAGGCAAGGCATTGACTTGTCTGGTGGAGCGGCTGGATAAGCTGGAAGCGGATCAAGAAAAATTGTTCCAAATCAGCGGAGAAAATTGCGGCGGCTGCGATGCGGAGACCGTCTGTCATGGGGAGGAAACGGTGGCTTTAGAGCAGATAGCGGGAAGACGATAA
- the grxD gene encoding Grx4 family monothiol glutaredoxin: MSTKDKILKQLAENPVIIYMKGVPSAPECGFSEKAVNILNATKVPFTYVNVLQAPFIREKLPSVSKWPTFPQLFIKGELVGGADIIESMNNDGSLLPMLQAAIAPVAGAANVITHSEVENLIHGDYPGSTIMIEGEGCDLSIVVVSEIFGGQSLLKQQQGVMATLSEPLASGRLHAVTLKTFTPEQWQAQQPAEKPALLQIQL, translated from the coding sequence ATGAGCACCAAAGATAAAATCCTCAAACAGTTAGCCGAAAATCCGGTGATTATTTATATGAAAGGCGTTCCGTCCGCGCCGGAATGCGGATTTTCCGAAAAGGCCGTGAATATTTTGAACGCAACCAAAGTGCCGTTTACTTATGTGAACGTACTGCAAGCGCCGTTTATTCGGGAAAAACTGCCGTCGGTTTCCAAATGGCCTACGTTTCCCCAGCTATTTATCAAGGGAGAGTTAGTCGGCGGTGCGGACATTATCGAATCTATGAACAACGACGGCAGTTTATTGCCCATGTTGCAGGCGGCCATCGCGCCGGTGGCCGGCGCTGCCAATGTCATTACCCACTCTGAAGTGGAAAATTTGATACACGGCGACTATCCGGGGTCGACTATTATGATCGAGGGCGAAGGTTGCGACCTCAGCATCGTAGTGGTCAGCGAGATATTCGGCGGGCAATCCCTATTGAAACAGCAGCAAGGGGTTATGGCGACTTTGAGCGAACCTTTGGCGAGCGGCCGTTTGCATGCCGTGACCTTAAAAACATTCACCCCGGAACAGTGGCAGGCGCAGCAACCGGCGGAAAAACCAGCGCTATTACAAATTCAACTTTAA
- the nifV gene encoding homocitrate synthase — protein MQAITRSIIIDDTTLRDGEQSAGVVFSLDEKLEIAARLAGLGVPELEIGIPAMGEQEREEIKAIVGLNLPCNLLVWSRMRQEDLAHCLDLGVGSVDLSISASDQHIKHKLKQSREWVLNTIDYCVKAAVDAGLNVCVGAEDASRADSDFLAQMAEAAQRAGASRIRFADTVGIMEPFGVHDAIRKLRVATDMDIEMHAHDDLGLATANTLAAALAGATHVNTTVNGLGERAGNAALEEVVVGLKQLYGIDTGVDLRDFPSLSEQVAAASGDTIGSRKSLIGRDVFSHEAGIHVDGLLKDPINYQGVDPAVVGRSHQLVLGKHSGSQGVVHAYRQLGIPINRWQAGRLLPLIRQFVATHKRAPQSTDLSQFLLSL, from the coding sequence ATGCAAGCCATCACCCGCAGCATCATTATCGACGATACAACGTTACGCGACGGCGAGCAATCGGCAGGGGTGGTTTTTTCTCTCGACGAAAAACTCGAAATCGCCGCACGCTTGGCGGGTTTGGGTGTGCCGGAGTTGGAAATCGGGATTCCGGCCATGGGCGAACAAGAGCGTGAGGAAATCAAAGCCATCGTCGGTTTGAATTTGCCGTGCAATTTGTTGGTTTGGTCCAGGATGCGTCAGGAGGATTTGGCCCATTGTTTGGATTTGGGCGTCGGTTCGGTCGATTTGTCCATTTCCGCATCCGATCAACACATCAAACATAAGCTCAAGCAAAGCCGCGAATGGGTGTTGAACACTATCGATTATTGCGTTAAAGCCGCTGTCGATGCCGGTTTGAACGTTTGCGTCGGGGCGGAAGACGCTTCCAGGGCCGACAGCGACTTTTTGGCGCAAATGGCCGAAGCCGCGCAACGGGCGGGTGCCAGCCGCATCCGTTTCGCCGATACCGTCGGAATCATGGAGCCGTTCGGCGTGCACGACGCGATTCGAAAATTGCGCGTCGCGACCGACATGGATATAGAAATGCACGCGCACGACGATTTGGGCTTGGCGACCGCCAACACCTTGGCGGCGGCACTGGCCGGTGCGACTCATGTCAATACCACGGTCAACGGACTCGGGGAACGCGCCGGTAATGCCGCTTTGGAAGAAGTCGTGGTCGGCCTGAAACAGTTATACGGTATCGATACCGGCGTGGATTTGCGGGACTTTCCCAGTTTGTCGGAACAAGTGGCCGCCGCGTCCGGCGATACCATCGGCAGCCGCAAGAGTTTAATTGGCCGGGACGTGTTTAGCCACGAAGCGGGTATCCACGTCGACGGCTTGCTGAAAGATCCCATCAATTATCAAGGGGTAGACCCGGCCGTGGTAGGCAGAAGCCATCAATTGGTGCTCGGTAAACATTCCGGTAGCCAGGGTGTGGTGCATGCCTATCGTCAACTCGGCATCCCGATCAACCGTTGGCAAGCAGGACGCTTGCTGCCTTTAATCCGTCAATTCGTTGCTACCCATAAACGGGCGCCGCAATCGACCGATCTAAGTCAATTCCTACTCAGTTTATAG
- a CDS encoding Rieske (2Fe-2S) protein, producing the protein MRIAAAGALAEKAFLTVDVVLNSRSPGQQAVNAVIFRYLGKVYAYVNHCMHMHRPLNCQSDGIFDEERRYLRCSMHGFLFHPETGECLSPVCEGQKLRPLKVAEEDGMIVFKEKRLQFVDGHPIGRNFV; encoded by the coding sequence ATGCGTATAGCCGCTGCCGGCGCTTTAGCCGAAAAAGCCTTTTTAACCGTCGATGTGGTGCTCAATAGCCGTTCGCCCGGGCAACAAGCCGTCAATGCGGTGATTTTTCGCTATCTCGGCAAAGTTTACGCGTACGTCAACCATTGCATGCACATGCACAGGCCGTTGAATTGCCAATCCGACGGGATTTTCGACGAAGAGCGCCGGTATTTGCGTTGTTCCATGCACGGGTTTTTATTTCATCCGGAAACCGGGGAATGTTTAAGTCCGGTGTGCGAGGGACAAAAGCTTAGGCCGCTTAAAGTGGCGGAAGAGGATGGAATGATAGTGTTTAAAGAAAAACGGCTTCAATTCGTCGACGGCCATCCCATCGGTCGAAATTTCGTTTGA
- a CDS encoding nitrogen fixation protein NifZ, translated as MIEERFDEERFEFGEAVRLTRNVRNDGTYPGKEIGDLLIRRGSIGHVIEVGTFLQDQVIYTVHFLNQNRMVGCRAEELIPADAPWNPSRFEFRDKVVCSIDLAVKGEIIVHKGAEGEVLKILRETQPLQYHIRFPGRTLQVPEKVLEPADPANFREPED; from the coding sequence ATGATCGAAGAACGCTTTGACGAAGAACGTTTCGAATTTGGCGAAGCAGTTAGACTTACACGAAACGTTAGAAACGACGGTACCTATCCCGGTAAGGAAATCGGTGACCTGTTGATACGGCGCGGCAGTATCGGCCATGTGATTGAGGTAGGTACTTTTTTGCAAGATCAGGTGATATACACCGTACACTTTTTGAATCAAAACCGGATGGTCGGTTGCCGCGCCGAGGAATTGATTCCAGCCGATGCGCCCTGGAACCCGAGTCGTTTCGAATTTCGCGACAAGGTCGTGTGCTCCATCGATTTGGCGGTGAAAGGTGAAATCATTGTACATAAAGGTGCCGAGGGCGAAGTCTTGAAGATTTTGCGGGAAACCCAACCCTTGCAGTACCACATCCGTTTTCCGGGGCGTACCTTGCAAGTGCCGGAAAAAGTGTTGGAACCGGCCGACCCGGCTAATTTCAGAGAACCAGAGGATTAA